One Desulfovibrionales bacterium genomic region harbors:
- a CDS encoding PAS domain S-box protein, which produces MKEMDSIKTSSDAQNSAPRLQQPAREAMKSPATAVRFLIIVIGSILVSETLVMFFLALLPPLSPNLVAFLDAVLLAIVTFPVLYLALFRPLVRQITETQQAEERFRKAHEFSETIIKTIPFGMDVVDEEGRIVYLSEKLEAVLGKDAIGKTCAAVYREGRDTCKDCPVKQGIHAGETRSVEVEGILGGRTFLITYTGMMQKNKKVFLRVLEDITERRRAEDELRESEEKYGSLVENSLTGIYIDQDGKIVFANQRFGEIYRYPREELLEIESWRLVHPEDRPLINQIRLKRLAGEEAPPEYEARGLTKDGKTIWINRRNTCINYKGRPAILGNVVDVTEQKRAEEQLRKINEELKNFIHMVSHDLKTPIISIQGFSARLLKNYQEKLGDKGRNYLERIKSSACRMEMLISDLLALSKIGRVASTFENVSALDIATEVISNLQYRMREKGIEVVVPPGLPVIKADQARLYQVFENLLVNAVKYMGNTKSPRIDIGYEDRGDFHRFCVKDNGSGIDPQYHRKIFEMFYRLKETKAEDGTGLGLAIVDRIVRAHGGRVWVESEKGKGASFYFDLPKKKTAGDPL; this is translated from the coding sequence ATGAAAGAGATGGATAGCATCAAGACAAGCTCAGATGCGCAAAATTCCGCGCCTCGTCTGCAACAACCAGCCCGGGAGGCGATGAAAAGCCCTGCCACCGCCGTTCGCTTTTTGATTATTGTAATCGGCTCCATACTCGTATCCGAGACATTGGTAATGTTTTTTCTCGCCCTCCTGCCGCCTTTATCCCCGAATCTGGTTGCTTTTCTGGATGCCGTTTTGCTGGCCATTGTGACCTTTCCGGTGCTTTACCTGGCCCTGTTCCGGCCGCTCGTCCGCCAAATCACGGAGACACAGCAGGCCGAGGAGCGATTCCGCAAGGCCCATGAATTTAGCGAGACCATTATCAAGACCATCCCTTTTGGAATGGATGTCGTGGACGAAGAGGGTCGCATAGTTTACCTAAGTGAGAAACTGGAGGCAGTTCTGGGTAAGGATGCGATTGGCAAGACATGCGCTGCTGTCTATAGGGAGGGCAGGGACACGTGTAAGGATTGTCCGGTGAAACAGGGTATTCACGCAGGAGAAACCCGCTCGGTTGAAGTCGAAGGGATACTGGGTGGAAGGACCTTTCTGATAACCTATACCGGGATGATGCAGAAAAATAAGAAGGTATTCCTGCGGGTTCTTGAAGACATTACCGAGCGCCGGCGCGCCGAGGATGAGCTGCGGGAGAGCGAAGAAAAATATGGTTCGCTGGTCGAAAATTCTCTAACGGGCATATATATCGATCAGGACGGAAAGATTGTATTTGCCAACCAGAGGTTTGGCGAGATATATCGTTATCCGAGAGAGGAGCTGCTGGAAATAGAGAGCTGGAGGCTGGTCCATCCTGAGGACAGGCCCTTGATCAATCAAATAAGACTAAAGAGGCTGGCGGGAGAAGAAGCGCCCCCGGAATATGAGGCCAGGGGCCTTACCAAGGATGGGAAGACCATTTGGATCAACCGGAGAAACACCTGCATAAACTATAAGGGAAGACCGGCTATATTGGGTAACGTTGTGGATGTCACCGAACAAAAGCGAGCAGAAGAACAACTCCGCAAGATAAACGAAGAGCTTAAGAACTTTATCCATATGGTCTCCCATGACCTGAAAACCCCCATAATCTCCATTCAGGGATTTTCCGCCCGGCTGCTCAAGAACTATCAGGAAAAATTAGGGGACAAGGGCCGGAATTATCTTGAGCGGATCAAGTCCAGCGCCTGCCGGATGGAGATGTTGATCTCCGATCTCCTGGCCTTGTCAAAAATTGGCCGGGTGGCCTCTACCTTTGAGAATGTCTCCGCCCTGGATATTGCAACAGAGGTTATCTCAAACCTTCAATACAGAATGAGGGAAAAGGGGATAGAAGTCGTGGTCCCTCCCGGCCTTCCAGTTATCAAGGCTGATCAGGCCAGGCTCTATCAGGTCTTTGAAAACCTGCTGGTTAATGCTGTTAAGTACATGGGTAATACAAAAAGCCCCAGGATCGACATCGGATACGAAGACAGAGGTGACTTTCATCGGTTTTGCGTAAAGGATAACGGCAGCGGGATTGATCCGCAATATCACCGGAAGATATTCGAGATGTTCTACCGGTTAAAAGAGACAAAGGCCGAGGACGGAACCGGGTTGGGACTGGCTATCGTTGACAGGATTGTGCGTGCCCACGGTGGAAGGGTATGGGTGGAGTCTGAAAAAGGCAAGGGGGCCTCTTTCTATTTTGACTTGCCCAAAAAGAAGACGGCGGGTGACCCCCTCTAG
- a CDS encoding MFS transporter, translating to MGIENFCNDEHNATNKGCVLLVATLASFLTPFIGSSVNIALPSIGREFHMDAVLLSWISTSFLLSAAMFLVPFGRVADIYGRKRVFLSGISIYTLSCLFSALSPSAGVLIASRVMQGIGSSMIFGTGVAILTSVFPAGERGRALGINVAAVYLGLSLGPFIGGAITEHFGWRAIFLANIPLGLLVILFVIGKIKGEWAEARGEKLDIIGSIIYGLSLMAVMYGFSQSSASGVALIGMGLFGAITFLKWETKAGSPLLEINLFRANRVFTLSNLAALINYSATFGVAFLLSLYLQYIKGLSPQNAGLIMVAQPIVMTVFSPVAGRLSDRMEPRVVASTGMALIAIGLSFFIFLNEKTALSLIVADLALLGLGFALFSSPNTNAIMSSVSRRFYGVASGIVATMRMTGQMLSMGVVMLLFAAHIGRVPITPPCYPLFLKSVKAAFIIFSALCFAGIFASMARGKLR from the coding sequence GTGGGAATCGAAAATTTCTGTAATGATGAACATAATGCCACAAATAAGGGCTGTGTCCTACTTGTAGCCACCTTGGCGTCGTTTCTTACCCCTTTTATAGGCTCTTCGGTCAATATCGCCCTTCCCTCCATCGGCAGAGAATTTCACATGGATGCCGTCCTGTTGAGTTGGATTTCCACCTCTTTTCTCCTGTCTGCCGCAATGTTTCTGGTCCCTTTTGGAAGAGTGGCCGACATCTACGGGAGAAAAAGGGTCTTTTTGTCCGGCATCTCGATCTATACCCTTTCCTGTCTTTTCTCCGCACTTTCGCCTTCTGCCGGGGTACTCATTGCCTCCCGGGTCATGCAAGGGATCGGGAGTTCCATGATATTCGGCACGGGAGTGGCCATACTTACCTCGGTGTTTCCGGCGGGGGAAAGGGGAAGGGCGCTGGGCATAAACGTTGCTGCTGTTTATTTAGGCCTCTCTCTCGGGCCTTTTATTGGCGGGGCCATAACCGAGCACTTTGGCTGGAGGGCCATCTTTCTGGCTAATATACCCCTGGGCCTGCTTGTAATTCTTTTTGTTATCGGGAAAATAAAGGGAGAATGGGCCGAGGCCAGAGGAGAAAAGTTAGATATTATAGGCTCTATAATCTATGGTCTTTCACTTATGGCCGTAATGTATGGGTTTTCCCAGTCTTCCGCCTCCGGTGTGGCGCTTATCGGGATGGGTCTCTTTGGGGCCATTACATTTCTTAAGTGGGAGACGAAGGCAGGGAGTCCTCTTCTTGAGATAAATCTTTTCCGGGCTAACCGGGTCTTCACCTTATCTAACCTGGCAGCCCTCATTAACTATAGCGCAACCTTTGGTGTAGCCTTCCTTTTGAGCCTTTACCTCCAGTATATCAAGGGGCTGAGTCCGCAAAATGCCGGGCTTATTATGGTAGCCCAGCCCATTGTGATGACTGTTTTTTCACCGGTTGCCGGCCGCCTTTCCGACCGCATGGAGCCGCGCGTGGTGGCCTCAACAGGAATGGCGTTGATCGCCATCGGGCTTTCCTTTTTCATTTTTTTAAACGAAAAAACGGCCCTGTCATTAATTGTAGCCGATTTGGCCCTCCTGGGCCTGGGTTTTGCCCTCTTCTCATCTCCCAACACCAATGCCATCATGAGTTCCGTTTCAAGGAGGTTTTACGGGGTGGCCTCAGGGATTGTCGCCACCATGCGCATGACCGGACAGATGCTCAGTATGGGTGTCGTCATGCTGCTTTTCGCCGCCCACATCGGAAGGGTACCGATTACACCTCCGTGCTATCCGCTTTTTCTGAAAAGTGTGAAGGCCGCCTTTATCATCTTTTCCGCCCTCTGCTTCGCCGGTATATTTGCCTCCATGGCCAGAGGTAAGCTGCGCTGA
- a CDS encoding pitrilysin family protein, whose translation MKPYHKRIITSLLLSLILLSFIFITIPVSQAEEAFPNPYRFQLDNGLTVIIKEDHAAPVAAIQVWVKAGSVYETDNEAGITHFIEHMIFKGTAKRGPGEIARAIEAVGGDINAYTSLDYTVYHVAIGSKFFDVGLDILSDAVLHSSFDPVEIEREKMVVLEEIRMRQDQPSVKLFEAVMAKAYTVSPYRRPVIGFPKTVQPLTRDSILAYMKKRYTPSNLTVVVVGDLETADCISRIKRAFSGMKGAAPESVSLEEPPQNEARTVLLEDEINESHLNMCFPIPGFNDPDSVALDVLASILGEGESSRLYRELRDQKTLVHDIGAYAFTPMGPGLFEVACSLDAKKSKQAAEAALREIYRLRYDHVTEDELNKAKLNIESGFIYAQERVQGQARKLGYFEAMAGDYREQANYLKKVAAVTPEDIRRVAEKYLRPEGLTLGLLVPKGASLPFSMEFAWANLSRAADEEARKLYASRKVEMSGAQKFILSNGITLLVKGERNVPTVSMHAVFLGGLRCETAADNGLFNALAQLWTKGTKRRGAQEIAVEIEGMAGSINGFSGKNTFGLNATFLSRFFSRGLDILTEVMLEPDFSPKELEKVRPVLLAQLKQQEDSLPAITFLNFNKLLFTGYPYSMNPLGSPETIKKLSTKKIKEGYQRYVIPGNLVLAIVGDVEASSVKAEVERLLSRWKNPGFRDVSIALPMPVASPKTASILKSKQQVHIAIGFRGVTLSHPDRAALDVLNNVLSGQGGRLFARLRDKESLAYSLSAFSTEGIETGAFGVYIATSPEKKDAAVSSMWRELNRVRDEIIDPAELDRAKRYIIGSTEIGLQTNAAQAMDMSLNERYRLGFDFTKTYLDQIEKVTVDNVLRVARTYIQPGKYVIVVVGPNSAEQRH comes from the coding sequence ATGAAACCTTATCACAAACGCATTATCACATCATTATTATTGTCTTTAATCCTGCTGTCCTTTATTTTTATAACCATCCCGGTCAGCCAGGCTGAAGAGGCCTTCCCCAACCCTTATCGCTTCCAGCTTGATAACGGCCTTACAGTAATCATCAAAGAAGACCATGCTGCCCCGGTCGCGGCCATTCAGGTCTGGGTGAAGGCCGGAAGTGTTTACGAGACGGATAACGAGGCCGGCATTACCCACTTCATAGAGCACATGATCTTTAAAGGAACGGCCAAGCGCGGGCCCGGAGAGATAGCCAGGGCGATTGAGGCGGTGGGCGGGGATATAAATGCCTACACCTCTCTGGATTACACCGTCTATCATGTAGCTATAGGCAGTAAATTTTTCGATGTAGGATTGGACATACTTTCTGACGCCGTACTTCACTCGTCATTTGACCCTGTAGAGATCGAGCGGGAAAAAATGGTAGTCTTGGAAGAGATCCGCATGCGTCAAGATCAGCCTTCCGTCAAACTCTTTGAAGCGGTTATGGCAAAGGCGTACACGGTTTCTCCATACCGGAGGCCGGTAATCGGTTTTCCCAAAACCGTCCAGCCCCTCACAAGAGACTCTATTCTGGCCTATATGAAAAAGCGCTACACGCCTTCTAACCTCACGGTAGTCGTGGTGGGGGACCTAGAGACCGCTGATTGTATCTCACGGATTAAACGGGCATTTTCCGGAATGAAAGGCGCAGCCCCTGAATCCGTTTCCCTTGAGGAACCGCCGCAGAATGAAGCGCGCACGGTCTTGCTTGAGGATGAGATCAACGAGTCGCACCTTAATATGTGTTTCCCTATACCCGGTTTTAATGACCCGGATAGTGTGGCCCTGGATGTGCTGGCGAGCATCCTCGGAGAGGGTGAAAGTTCCCGGCTCTACCGGGAGCTGAGAGACCAAAAGACACTAGTACACGACATAGGCGCCTACGCCTTTACGCCCATGGGTCCCGGCCTGTTCGAAGTCGCCTGTAGTCTGGATGCGAAAAAGAGTAAGCAGGCAGCCGAAGCCGCATTACGTGAAATTTATCGCCTTCGGTATGACCACGTTACAGAGGACGAACTCAATAAGGCCAAGCTGAATATAGAGTCAGGTTTTATTTATGCCCAGGAAAGGGTCCAGGGGCAGGCCCGCAAACTCGGGTATTTTGAGGCCATGGCCGGTGACTATCGTGAACAGGCGAATTATCTAAAGAAGGTGGCAGCCGTCACACCTGAAGATATACGGCGGGTAGCAGAGAAATATCTCCGTCCGGAAGGCCTTACCTTAGGACTCCTGGTTCCGAAGGGGGCGAGTCTGCCTTTTTCTATGGAATTCGCCTGGGCGAACCTATCCCGTGCGGCAGATGAAGAGGCGAGAAAATTATATGCCAGCCGTAAGGTGGAGATGTCCGGGGCACAGAAATTCATCCTTTCAAACGGCATCACCCTCTTAGTGAAGGGAGAGCGAAACGTGCCTACGGTCTCCATGCACGCCGTTTTCCTGGGCGGACTGCGGTGCGAAACTGCGGCCGATAATGGCCTGTTTAATGCCCTGGCTCAGTTATGGACAAAAGGAACGAAACGAAGAGGCGCCCAGGAGATAGCCGTTGAGATCGAAGGCATGGCCGGTAGCATCAATGGCTTCTCGGGTAAGAATACCTTCGGACTGAACGCTACCTTTCTATCCCGTTTCTTTTCCCGTGGGCTTGATATCCTGACCGAGGTCATGCTTGAACCGGACTTTAGCCCGAAGGAGCTGGAAAAAGTGCGTCCGGTGTTGCTGGCGCAACTAAAACAGCAGGAAGACAGTCTCCCGGCTATTACCTTTCTCAACTTCAACAAGCTGCTTTTTACCGGTTATCCGTACAGTATGAATCCCCTCGGAAGCCCGGAGACTATTAAGAAGCTCTCAACGAAAAAAATTAAAGAGGGCTACCAGCGCTATGTCATCCCCGGTAATCTTGTCCTGGCGATAGTGGGTGACGTAGAGGCATCCAGTGTAAAGGCAGAGGTAGAAAGGCTGCTTTCCCGTTGGAAGAACCCGGGCTTCAGGGATGTCAGTATTGCGCTTCCCATGCCTGTCGCGAGTCCCAAAACTGCCTCCATTTTAAAGTCCAAACAGCAGGTGCATATCGCCATCGGCTTTCGGGGCGTTACCCTTTCTCATCCGGATAGGGCCGCCCTGGATGTCTTGAATAACGTCCTTTCCGGGCAGGGCGGGCGTCTCTTTGCCAGGCTTCGGGATAAGGAAAGCTTGGCGTATAGCCTCTCGGCCTTTTCTACGGAAGGGATAGAAACGGGCGCCTTCGGTGTATATATAGCGACAAGCCCGGAAAAGAAAGATGCGGCTGTTAGCAGTATGTGGCGGGAGCTGAACCGGGTGCGGGATGAGATAATCGACCCGGCGGAACTGGACCGGGCCAAGCGGTATATAATCGGGAGTACGGAGATCGGCCTCCAGACCAACGCCGCCCAGGCCATGGACATGTCCCTAAACGAACGCTACCGACTCGGTTTTGATTTTACAAAAACCTATCTGGATCAAATAGAAAAAGTTACCGTTGACAACGTGTTGAGAGTGGCCAGAACATACATTCAACCCGGAAAATACGTGATTGTCGTAGTGGGCCCGAATAGCGCCGAACAAAGGCATTGA
- the nagZ gene encoding beta-N-acetylhexosaminidase, whose amino-acid sequence MNDLVKELGQLFMVGFPGADLDVETQELIYRYGIGNFILFRRNVADPLQVARLCQNLKKACRDRGLPLPLISIDQEGGPVARLKPPFTQFPGAAGIARAADPAAEARRFADITARELNLIGCNMNFAPVMDLDVPGTDRVMEGRVFGSDPELVGHLGGIIIEGLQKEGILATAKHFPGIGGVKLDPHQDLPVMDTPLSELDKRELVPFQKAVAARVAAIMTAHVIYPDVDPDLPATLSRNFLADILRHKMGFDGLVISDDLEMGAIERHFSLEESTVLSFMAGVDIILICHEKEKIVRAVEAVRTFVEKDKEGRMRLEESLRRVMDAKERYGITKNEFNEAAIKEYFKR is encoded by the coding sequence ATGAATGATCTGGTTAAGGAATTAGGACAGCTTTTTATGGTTGGCTTTCCGGGAGCCGACCTGGACGTGGAGACGCAGGAGCTAATCTATAGATACGGTATTGGCAATTTTATCCTCTTCAGGCGAAATGTGGCTGATCCGCTGCAAGTGGCCAGGCTCTGTCAAAACCTGAAAAAGGCCTGTCGGGATAGAGGGCTACCCCTACCCCTCATTTCCATCGACCAGGAAGGCGGGCCGGTGGCCAGGCTAAAGCCGCCTTTTACCCAGTTTCCCGGGGCGGCAGGCATCGCCAGGGCAGCCGATCCAGCCGCAGAGGCCCGCCGGTTTGCCGACATAACAGCCAGAGAGTTGAATCTCATCGGCTGTAACATGAATTTTGCCCCGGTCATGGACCTCGACGTGCCGGGTACTGACCGCGTTATGGAGGGGCGGGTATTCGGAAGTGACCCGGAGTTAGTGGGGCACCTGGGCGGCATTATAATTGAAGGCCTGCAAAAAGAAGGCATCTTGGCCACAGCCAAGCACTTTCCGGGCATAGGCGGGGTGAAACTGGACCCGCACCAGGACCTGCCGGTTATGGATACGCCTTTATCCGAACTGGATAAAAGAGAACTTGTACCTTTCCAAAAAGCCGTCGCCGCCCGGGTAGCGGCTATTATGACGGCCCATGTGATTTATCCGGATGTCGATCCCGATCTGCCGGCGACCCTGTCTCGAAACTTCCTTGCGGACATCCTACGTCATAAGATGGGGTTTGACGGCTTGGTTATTAGCGATGATCTGGAGATGGGCGCTATCGAACGGCATTTCAGCCTGGAAGAGTCGACAGTGCTGTCCTTTATGGCTGGAGTGGATATAATTCTTATCTGTCATGAAAAAGAAAAGATTGTACGGGCAGTTGAAGCGGTAAGGACATTTGTAGAGAAGGACAAAGAGGGGCGGATGCGCCTCGAAGAGTCCTTACGGCGTGTGATGGATGCTAAAGAACGCTACGGTATAACAAAGAACGAATTTAACGAAGCAGCCATTAAGGAATATTTTAAACGATAG
- a CDS encoding cytochrome c3 family protein, whose translation MGTNMKNVEKGVIIMRMAGMLKTGCLAVLLSAFLALIPVGYALATVTGACVNCHTMHNSQGGTEMQLKAGETDPQGNLVRGTCIGCHGSEPAGANNIVTNIPQVWHSAATDLGGGNFKYVVDSGDAYGHNVEGITTADATLANTPPGYAAAMDPASTDYATGSRLTCGGQNGCHGNRDNSGNYAGVSGAHHASDAVLKFGGIVEGSQGASVATSYRFLYKVKGGEDTDWQNTVGAADHNEYKGAIYAARTTMAWADVNTISELCAECHGSFHMSGATGIGTASPWIRHPTDVLIPNSGEYASISTTYNPTVPVARATIPNAASGTVAAGTDVVMCLSCHRAHASGYADILRWDYSGMIANGGANTTGCFVCHTTKDNGS comes from the coding sequence TTGGGTACAAATATGAAAAATGTGGAGAAAGGGGTGATAATCATGAGAATGGCAGGTATGTTAAAAACCGGCTGTTTGGCGGTTCTATTGAGCGCATTCCTGGCCTTGATACCGGTCGGGTATGCCCTGGCAACCGTCACAGGTGCCTGCGTAAACTGCCATACCATGCACAACAGCCAGGGTGGTACGGAAATGCAGTTAAAGGCTGGAGAGACAGACCCACAGGGAAACCTGGTGCGCGGGACCTGTATCGGTTGTCACGGGAGCGAACCAGCAGGGGCAAACAACATCGTTACCAACATCCCTCAGGTGTGGCACTCTGCAGCTACTGACCTGGGCGGCGGTAATTTCAAGTACGTCGTAGATAGTGGCGATGCCTACGGACACAACGTCGAGGGCATCACGACTGCAGACGCCACATTAGCGAACACCCCCCCAGGCTATGCAGCAGCTATGGATCCTGCAAGCACGGATTACGCTACCGGCAGCCGGCTGACCTGTGGCGGGCAAAATGGTTGCCATGGCAACCGGGATAATTCCGGCAATTATGCCGGTGTAAGTGGAGCCCACCATGCCAGTGACGCCGTCCTCAAGTTTGGCGGTATCGTCGAAGGTTCTCAAGGGGCTTCTGTAGCCACCAGTTACCGTTTCCTCTACAAAGTAAAGGGTGGAGAGGACACCGATTGGCAGAACACGGTTGGTGCCGCTGACCACAATGAGTATAAAGGTGCAATCTATGCCGCCAGAACCACCATGGCCTGGGCGGATGTCAATACCATAAGCGAGCTCTGTGCCGAGTGCCATGGTAGTTTCCATATGTCAGGCGCTACCGGTATTGGTACAGCCAGCCCCTGGATAAGACATCCAACTGATGTGCTCATACCCAATAGCGGTGAATATGCAAGCATCTCGACTACTTATAATCCTACGGTTCCCGTGGCCAGGGCTACGATCCCCAATGCGGCGAGCGGTACGGTAGCTGCCGGTACTGATGTCGTCATGTGCCTCTCCTGTCACCGGGCCCATG